From a region of the Luteibaculum oceani genome:
- a CDS encoding nucleotidyltransferase family protein: protein MEKAVQDKLNELQEICKKNNVAELYLFGSAAGGLSNGNSDLDFAVVLKEGLSPIEHGDSFISLLFALQDLFDREIDLVSYRVVKNPIFKQELDKTKVSLYAA from the coding sequence ATGGAAAAGGCAGTCCAAGACAAGCTAAATGAGTTGCAAGAAATTTGCAAGAAAAACAATGTAGCTGAGCTGTATTTATTTGGCTCGGCAGCAGGTGGCTTGTCAAACGGCAATAGTGATTTAGACTTTGCTGTGGTTCTAAAGGAAGGCTTATCACCAATAGAGCATGGGGATTCTTTTATCTCACTATTATTCGCCCTTCAAGATTTATTTGATCGTGAAATAGACTTGGTTTCGTACAGAGTTGTAAAGAACCCAATTTTTAAGCAAGAGCTTGATAAAACCAAGGTTTCGCTTTATGCCGCCTAG
- a CDS encoding HepT-like ribonuclease domain-containing protein: protein MPPSEVLKYLLDIESVISELEQIVHLHDNDYLKFQGNFMAVRAAERDLMIIGEAINKLKKLNFKGQISGARQIIGLRNLIAHSYDSIDPTIIWTILQKDLPVMKQEILAFKGK, encoded by the coding sequence ATGCCGCCTAGTGAAGTTTTAAAATATCTTTTGGATATCGAATCTGTCATTTCAGAATTGGAGCAAATTGTTCATCTTCATGATAATGACTATTTAAAGTTTCAAGGAAACTTTATGGCAGTTCGAGCTGCTGAAAGGGATTTAATGATCATAGGAGAGGCCATTAACAAGCTTAAAAAGTTAAATTTTAAGGGTCAGATTTCTGGAGCTCGTCAAATTATTGGGTTACGAAATTTGATAGCCCATTCATACGACTCTATAGATCCAACAATTATTTGGACCATTCTCCAAAAGGACCTTCCAGTTATGAAACAGGAAATCCTTGCTTTCAAAGGAAAATAA
- a CDS encoding T9SS type A sorting domain-containing protein, with protein MSKILTTLILTTISLLTFPCFAQLDYSLSTKSKQYANFPGDTLPINGSWKEEFGASPIQLENFELELIAGEKLSWLVFDGNLIALMDTNLNALTISPYSFTNGTLQDRNYDTNLSKEDNLRRDPSSYIIWGVKENVVGKHIVIQYTNVVESSSCTNADSINFQLKIWENGIIELHYGPNSIQSKVNLKPTIQANYWGINGSTEITQLYLTGDPNNPQLDTNRSELDGPAVDGTLYRLTPDNISSIHSAKQTGEKIFSCYPNPSETGVYTLKAKGELFTGPWKVLDSKGSELISGEGSSVDISEVKSGIYFLVIKENGAPIKLVRQ; from the coding sequence ATGAGTAAAATCCTTACCACCCTTATTCTAACGACCATTTCACTTTTGACTTTCCCTTGTTTTGCTCAACTAGACTATTCACTTAGCACTAAAAGCAAGCAATACGCAAATTTTCCAGGTGATACTCTTCCAATCAACGGCTCTTGGAAAGAAGAATTTGGTGCTAGCCCGATTCAACTAGAAAATTTTGAACTGGAATTGATTGCTGGCGAAAAGCTAAGTTGGCTTGTTTTTGACGGCAACCTTATTGCTTTAATGGATACCAATTTAAATGCATTAACCATTTCTCCCTATTCATTTACCAACGGAACCCTTCAAGATCGAAATTACGACACTAATTTAAGTAAGGAAGATAACCTTAGAAGAGATCCTTCATCCTATATCATTTGGGGGGTTAAGGAGAATGTAGTTGGAAAACACATTGTAATTCAATATACTAACGTAGTAGAAAGCAGTTCTTGCACCAATGCAGATTCTATAAATTTTCAATTGAAAATTTGGGAAAATGGCATTATCGAATTGCATTATGGACCAAACAGTATTCAAAGTAAAGTCAACCTAAAGCCTACAATTCAAGCCAATTATTGGGGAATTAATGGTAGCACAGAGATAACTCAGCTTTATCTCACCGGAGATCCCAACAATCCTCAATTGGATACCAACAGAAGTGAATTAGATGGTCCTGCGGTTGATGGAACTTTATACCGGTTAACGCCAGATAACATTTCCTCAATCCATTCTGCTAAACAGACAGGAGAAAAGATTTTTAGCTGTTACCCAAACCCATCAGAAACGGGAGTTTATACCCTAAAAGCTAAAGGTGAATTATTCACAGGCCCATGGAAAGTCCTCGATTCAAAAGGATCAGAATTAATATCTGGCGAAGGTAGTTCCGTAGACATTTCGGAAGTGAAATCAGGGATTTATTTTCTTGTAATCAAGGAGAATGGTGCTCCCATAAAGCTGGTGCGACAGTAA
- a CDS encoding BrxA/BrxB family bacilliredoxin: MYPEELVMPMKAELTEVGFEELLTAEAVDNAIKSNETVLVMINSVCGCAAANARPAVKMATKHGKTPDKFTTVFAGFDKEAVDQARKYMLPYPPSSPSIALFKDGKLVHFIERHHIEGRAAEMIAENLTAAFDEFC, encoded by the coding sequence ATGTATCCTGAAGAATTAGTAATGCCAATGAAGGCGGAACTCACCGAGGTAGGATTCGAGGAGCTTTTAACCGCAGAGGCAGTAGACAACGCTATAAAGAGTAACGAAACCGTTTTAGTTATGATTAACTCGGTTTGTGGATGTGCAGCAGCAAACGCTAGACCTGCAGTTAAAATGGCCACCAAGCACGGAAAAACTCCAGATAAGTTCACCACCGTTTTTGCTGGATTTGACAAAGAAGCAGTAGACCAGGCAAGAAAGTATATGTTGCCTTATCCTCCTAGCTCACCATCTATTGCATTGTTTAAAGATGGAAAATTGGTTCACTTTATCGAAAGACACCATATCGAAGGGCGCGCTGCAGAAATGATTGCAGAAAACTTAACCGCCGCTTTCGACGAGTTCTGTTAA